A single region of the Methyloceanibacter stevinii genome encodes:
- a CDS encoding ABC transporter permease: MRLGHIWVLGIKELRSLARDRGMLVLIVYAFTLAVYASATAIPETLHRAQIAIVDEDHSPLSNRIVSAFYPPYFKTPALITHAEMDARLDAGLDTFALDIPPNFQRDVLAGHGATVQLNVDATRMSQAFTGSNYVNTIVSDEVRAFVAHYRETYEPPVGLTLRARFNPELTQSWFGAIMEIIDNITMLAIVLTGAALIREREHGTVEHLLVMPVTPFEIMASKVWAMGAVVLTACAVALIFVVQGMLDVPLQGSLSLFLVGAALQLFATTSLGILLATFARSMPQFGLLLILVLLPLQMLSGGVTPRESMPEGIQTLMFVAPNTHFVLAAQAILFRGAGLDVVWPQFLALAGIGLVMFGISLRRFRAKLGTMV, translated from the coding sequence ATGCGGCTGGGTCACATTTGGGTTCTCGGCATCAAGGAACTGCGCAGCCTCGCACGCGATCGGGGCATGCTGGTCCTTATCGTCTATGCCTTTACGCTCGCCGTGTACGCATCGGCCACGGCCATCCCGGAGACCCTCCACCGCGCGCAGATCGCGATCGTCGACGAGGACCACTCGCCCCTGTCTAACCGCATCGTCTCTGCGTTCTACCCGCCGTACTTCAAGACGCCGGCGCTCATCACCCATGCCGAGATGGATGCGCGGCTCGACGCCGGGCTCGACACGTTCGCGCTCGATATCCCCCCGAACTTCCAGCGCGACGTACTGGCGGGGCACGGCGCCACCGTCCAACTCAACGTTGATGCCACGCGCATGAGCCAAGCGTTCACGGGCAGCAACTACGTCAATACGATCGTCAGCGACGAGGTGCGCGCCTTCGTCGCGCACTATCGCGAGACCTACGAGCCGCCCGTCGGGCTAACCTTGCGGGCCCGCTTCAATCCGGAGCTGACCCAATCCTGGTTCGGCGCGATCATGGAGATCATCGACAACATCACGATGCTGGCGATCGTGTTGACCGGCGCGGCGCTCATTCGCGAGCGCGAGCACGGCACGGTCGAGCATCTCCTCGTCATGCCCGTCACCCCGTTCGAGATCATGGCGAGCAAGGTCTGGGCGATGGGCGCCGTGGTGCTGACGGCCTGCGCCGTAGCGCTCATCTTCGTCGTGCAAGGCATGCTCGACGTGCCCCTTCAGGGCTCGCTGAGCTTGTTCCTCGTGGGTGCGGCGTTGCAACTTTTCGCAACCACGTCTCTGGGAATTTTGCTCGCGACCTTTGCGCGTTCGATGCCCCAGTTCGGTCTGCTGCTGATCCTCGTCCTGTTGCCGCTGCAAATGCTCTCCGGCGGGGTGACGCCGCGCGAAAGCATGCCTGAAGGGATTCAGACGCTGATGTTCGTTGCCCCCAACACCCACTTCGTGCTGGCGGCCCAGGCGATCCTCTTCCGCGGGGCCGGTCTCGATGTGGTCTGGCCGCAGTTCCTCGCGCTCGCGGGGATCGGGCTCGTCATGTTCGGCATATCGTTGCGGCGGTTCCGCGCCAAGCTTGGCACCATGGTCTAG
- a CDS encoding PfkB family carbohydrate kinase — protein sequence MASVVVVGSINLDIVASASRLPTPGAKVTDALLTHHPGGGGANQALAARRLGADVSLMGRVGSDAEADTALALLRENGVDLAGVVAVPDAATGVALIAVAASGENQIVVAPGANLRLMSESLQVPAVDALIGEHLAPRDAVARAIETFDGFTCVTLATASEVDEVVLRDADLIVVNESEAAWYGDSLSLRGGMVAKTSGASGAALYRGREQVARAASPTVKAVDTTGAGDAFTAALTLALVEGQPYAEALALPVPPVRQQPNETALNRLCRHEMRSSAS from the coding sequence ATGGCGTCTGTTGTCGTCGTCGGCTCCATCAACCTCGACATTGTCGCGAGCGCTTCGCGCCTACCCACGCCCGGCGCAAAAGTAACGGACGCGCTGCTAACGCATCATCCGGGTGGTGGCGGGGCCAATCAAGCGTTGGCCGCACGCCGTCTTGGCGCGGACGTGTCCCTCATGGGACGCGTGGGCAGCGACGCCGAGGCGGATACGGCTTTGGCACTCTTGCGCGAGAACGGGGTCGATCTCGCTGGCGTGGTCGCCGTACCCGACGCCGCAACCGGCGTTGCCCTGATCGCGGTTGCCGCAAGCGGAGAAAACCAAATCGTCGTGGCGCCCGGAGCGAACCTGCGCCTCATGTCCGAGAGCCTTCAAGTTCCCGCCGTCGATGCCCTCATTGGAGAGCACCTGGCGCCTCGGGATGCCGTGGCACGGGCAATAGAGACCTTCGACGGCTTCACATGCGTCACCTTGGCCACCGCCTCCGAGGTCGACGAGGTTGTGCTGCGGGATGCCGACCTGATCGTCGTCAACGAGTCGGAAGCGGCTTGGTATGGCGACAGCCTCTCGTTACGAGGCGGCATGGTGGCAAAGACATCTGGCGCCTCGGGCGCTGCGCTTTATCGCGGGCGTGAACAAGTGGCTCGGGCCGCATCGCCAACGGTGAAGGCCGTCGATACCACCGGTGCGGGGGATGCTTTCACCGCCGCATTGACCCTCGCTCTGGTCGAGGGGCAGCCATACGCCGAAGCCCTGGCTTTGCCTGTGCCGCCGGTGCGGCAGCAACCCAACGAAACGGCGCTCAACCGTCTCTGCCGGCACGAGATGAGGTCGAGCGCCTCCTGA